One Desulforhopalus sp. DNA segment encodes these proteins:
- a CDS encoding ABC transporter permease, producing the protein MTWWDTLRHEWQAVFTNSAILLTVIGGVLLYSFLYPLPYIQQVPRNQEVVVVNLDNSQLSRRLELMVDATPQVRLSARAHSLDEAEEIFLSRKLSGILVIPENFYRDLLQGRRPTLAFAGDASYFLIYGTVLEGMAGAGGTLAAEVKVHRMIMSGQPPSLATERLSGAKLNLVPVFNPTMGYVNYVIPAVFILILHQTLIMGLGILGGGQNEQQGAGQEGYWQRVAPLRLLAVRTGFFVAIYWLLFMYYFAVCFTYYQIPRLAGLAELHLLLLPFLLSATFLGVCMGSLMPRRELTTLLVLISSLPLIFASGFIWPLSAIPAPIVAASQLVPVIPAIKAFLALNQMGAEFSDILPLWYQLWLCAVLYGALAWWLLRRRRNNKIEGDGGTS; encoded by the coding sequence ATGACTTGGTGGGATACCCTGAGGCATGAATGGCAGGCCGTCTTCACCAATTCGGCCATCCTCTTGACGGTGATCGGCGGAGTACTGCTCTATTCATTTCTCTATCCACTGCCTTACATCCAGCAGGTCCCAAGAAATCAGGAGGTGGTCGTCGTCAATCTCGACAACAGCCAGCTGAGCAGGCGCCTGGAGCTGATGGTCGATGCCACGCCCCAGGTTCGTTTGAGCGCACGGGCCCACAGCCTGGATGAGGCAGAGGAAATATTCTTGAGCCGCAAACTTTCAGGGATCCTGGTGATCCCGGAGAATTTTTACCGGGACCTCCTGCAGGGCCGTCGTCCGACCCTCGCCTTTGCCGGTGATGCCAGCTACTTTTTGATCTACGGCACGGTATTGGAGGGGATGGCCGGCGCCGGCGGCACCCTGGCGGCGGAGGTGAAAGTACATAGAATGATCATGTCCGGCCAGCCACCGTCCCTGGCAACGGAACGGCTGAGCGGCGCAAAGCTCAACCTCGTGCCGGTCTTCAATCCGACTATGGGCTATGTCAACTACGTCATCCCGGCGGTTTTTATTCTTATCCTCCATCAGACGCTGATCATGGGCCTTGGCATTCTCGGCGGCGGACAGAATGAGCAACAAGGCGCAGGCCAGGAGGGCTACTGGCAAAGGGTTGCGCCACTGCGGCTTCTCGCCGTACGCACCGGATTCTTTGTCGCCATCTACTGGCTGCTCTTTATGTACTATTTCGCCGTCTGTTTCACCTATTACCAGATTCCCAGGCTGGCTGGGCTGGCCGAGCTTCATCTCCTCCTGCTGCCCTTCCTGCTCAGTGCCACCTTTCTTGGGGTCTGCATGGGATCACTCATGCCGCGGCGCGAGCTCACCACTCTGCTGGTGCTTATCAGCTCCCTGCCGCTTATCTTCGCCTCCGGCTTTATCTGGCCGCTCTCCGCCATCCCCGCGCCGATTGTCGCGGCAAGCCAGCTGGTTCCGGTCATCCCGGCCATTAAGGCATTCCTTGCCTTAAACCAAATGGGGGCCGAATTTTCCGATATTCTGCCTCTTTGGTATCAACTCTGGCTTTGTGCTGTTCTGTATGGCGCTCTCGCCTGGTGGCTGCTGCGAAGAAGACGAAACAATAAGATTGAAGGTGATGGTGGAACCTCCTGA